One stretch of Pseudomonas fragi DNA includes these proteins:
- the fliA gene encoding RNA polymerase sigma factor FliA has translation MTASGYRMYSKSSRDSQYELIERYAPLVKRIAYHLLARLPASVQVDDLIQAGMIGLLEVSGKYDASKGASFETYAGIRIRGAMLDEVRKGDWAPRSVHRNTRMVSDAIRVIEAKTGCDAKDHEVAAELQLSLDDYYAILNDTLGSRLFSFDDLLQDGEHEGLHEDGASAHTEPSRDLEDERFQAALADAIAHLPERERLVLALYYDEELNLKEIGEVLGVSESRVSQLHSQCAARLRARLGQWRAH, from the coding sequence ATGACGGCCAGCGGTTACCGCATGTACAGCAAGTCGTCGCGCGACAGCCAGTACGAACTTATCGAGCGCTATGCGCCCCTGGTCAAGCGCATCGCCTACCACCTGCTGGCGCGTTTGCCGGCCAGTGTGCAGGTGGACGACCTGATCCAGGCCGGCATGATCGGCCTGCTCGAAGTCTCGGGTAAATACGACGCCAGCAAGGGCGCGAGTTTCGAGACTTACGCCGGTATCCGTATCCGTGGCGCGATGCTCGATGAGGTGCGCAAGGGTGACTGGGCGCCGCGCTCGGTACACCGCAATACGCGCATGGTCAGTGACGCAATCCGGGTAATTGAAGCAAAAACCGGTTGTGACGCTAAAGATCATGAGGTTGCGGCCGAACTCCAGTTAAGCCTTGATGATTATTACGCCATCTTGAATGACACCCTGGGCAGCCGCCTGTTCAGTTTTGATGATCTGTTGCAGGACGGCGAACACGAAGGGCTGCATGAAGATGGCGCAAGTGCCCATACGGAGCCGTCGCGCGACCTTGAAGATGAACGCTTCCAGGCTGCGCTGGCCGATGCGATTGCACACTTGCCCGAGCGTGAACGGCTGGTGCTGGCGCTGTACTACGACGAAGAACTGAACCTCAAGGAAATCGGCGAAGTGCTGGGGGTCAGCGAATCCCGTGTCAGCCAGTTGCACAGCCAGTGCGCGGCACGCTTGCGGGCACGTTTGGGGCAGTGGCGCGCGCACTAG
- the flhF gene encoding flagellar biosynthesis protein FlhF encodes MQVKRFFAADMRQAMKLIRDELGAEAAIIGNRRIAGGVELTAALDYKLSALAPRVPNIELEEELRKTQSRIVSAQAELSMRGEGEAGAGDNRQLFAGLPLTAAEPLIEPTLEEPPRPAPAPPAPTVDQRAFDNMRHELNGLRELLEVQLGSLAWSQLQDAKPAQANLWRRLQRIGLSGPLSRDLLAQVAGIEEPRQAWRMLLAHLARMISTPELEPLEEGGVIAMVGPAGMGKTTTLAKLAARYVLKYGAQNIALVSMDSFRIGAQEQLKTLGRILNVPVTHVAPGQSLGQTLEPLVRKRVVLVDTAGLQASDPALRLQLESLAGRGIKARNYLVLATTSQKQVLTAAYLSYKRCGLAGCILTKLDETASLGEVLSLAISNELPVAYLTDGPRIPDDLHLPRRHQLVSRAVSVQMQEEPSEEAMADMFADIYHSPPKRVG; translated from the coding sequence ATGCAAGTGAAGCGATTTTTCGCCGCCGATATGCGTCAGGCCATGAAGCTGATTCGTGATGAGCTGGGGGCTGAAGCCGCCATTATTGGCAACCGCCGCATCGCCGGGGGCGTTGAGTTGACCGCGGCCCTGGACTACAAGCTGTCTGCGCTGGCACCCCGGGTGCCGAACATTGAGCTGGAAGAAGAGCTGCGCAAGACCCAGTCGCGGATCGTCTCGGCCCAGGCCGAGTTGAGCATGCGCGGGGAGGGCGAGGCCGGAGCGGGAGATAACCGCCAGTTGTTTGCCGGTTTGCCGCTGACCGCTGCCGAGCCGTTGATCGAGCCGACCCTTGAAGAACCACCGCGCCCGGCCCCTGCGCCGCCCGCGCCGACGGTCGATCAGCGCGCATTCGACAATATGCGTCATGAACTCAACGGTTTGCGCGAATTGCTGGAAGTACAGCTGGGCTCGCTGGCCTGGAGCCAGTTGCAGGACGCCAAGCCGGCCCAGGCCAATCTGTGGCGGCGCCTGCAGCGTATCGGCCTGTCGGGGCCGTTGTCCCGTGATCTGCTGGCACAAGTGGCGGGCATCGAAGAGCCGCGCCAGGCCTGGCGGATGCTGCTGGCGCATCTGGCGCGGATGATCTCCACCCCCGAGCTGGAGCCGCTGGAAGAAGGCGGGGTGATTGCGATGGTAGGCCCGGCGGGGATGGGCAAGACCACCACCCTGGCCAAGCTGGCAGCCCGTTATGTGCTCAAGTACGGCGCGCAGAATATCGCCCTGGTGAGCATGGACAGTTTTCGCATTGGCGCCCAGGAGCAACTCAAGACCCTGGGGCGCATTTTGAATGTACCGGTGACCCATGTGGCCCCCGGCCAGTCGCTGGGCCAGACCCTCGAACCGCTGGTGCGCAAGCGCGTGGTGCTGGTCGATACCGCGGGCCTGCAAGCCAGCGACCCGGCGTTGCGCCTGCAGCTCGAAAGCCTGGCCGGGCGCGGGATCAAGGCCAGGAATTACCTGGTCTTGGCCACCACCAGCCAGAAGCAGGTACTGACGGCCGCGTACCTCAGTTACAAGCGTTGCGGGCTGGCCGGTTGCATCCTCACCAAACTGGATGAAACCGCAAGCCTGGGCGAAGTGTTGAGCCTGGCGATCAGCAACGAGCTGCCGGTGGCGTACCTCACCGATGGCCCGCGGATCCCGGACGATCTTCATCTGCCGCGGCGTCACCAGTTGGTGAGCCGGGCAGTGAGTGTGCAAATGCAGGAAGAACCCAGCGAAGAGGCCATGGCCGACATGTTCGCTGATATCTACCACAGCCCGCCCAAACGGGTTGGCTGA
- a CDS encoding fimbrial protein produces the protein MSDSAVRRRERLVMPCRGRVLGCLLLALQAVPGYAEIEGMSGVLLVSGALTNSPCVLDMTSADQAIDLGSVPRNQLLQPGDEASPVAFQLRFVDCRRASGSLLNERTGNLIWSAYQPVVSVAFLGQADPDDPRLLKVRGVTGMGLRLTDALGRDVRLGARGEPLFLDRGSDTLTWQVRPTRTRAALTSGAFRATLDFRLVYE, from the coding sequence ATGAGTGACAGTGCCGTGCGCCGCCGGGAGCGCCTTGTGATGCCTTGTCGGGGCAGGGTCCTGGGTTGTCTGCTGCTGGCCCTGCAGGCCGTGCCGGGGTATGCGGAGATTGAAGGCATGAGTGGCGTGCTGCTTGTATCGGGCGCGTTGACCAATTCCCCCTGTGTACTGGACATGACCTCGGCGGATCAGGCCATCGATCTGGGCAGTGTGCCGCGCAATCAATTGTTGCAGCCGGGGGATGAAGCTTCGCCGGTGGCCTTTCAATTGCGCTTTGTCGATTGTCGGCGCGCCTCGGGAAGCCTCCTTAACGAGCGCACCGGCAACCTGATATGGAGTGCCTACCAGCCTGTGGTTTCCGTGGCCTTTCTGGGCCAGGCCGACCCGGATGACCCGCGCCTGCTCAAGGTGCGGGGCGTTACCGGGATGGGCTTGCGCCTGACCGATGCCCTTGGCCGCGACGTACGTTTGGGGGCGCGCGGCGAGCCTTTGTTCCTGGATCGCGGCAGCGACACCCTGACCTGGCAGGTACGCCCCACGCGCACCCGTGCTGCGCTGACCAGTGGCGCGTTTCGCGCCACTTTGGATTTCAGGCTTGTGTATGAATGA
- a CDS encoding fimbrial protein, producing MKPWQQSVLFAVCAFALGSSAMANLRFDGTLIEPPPCTINSGGTIVVDFGDVGVTKVDGVNYRKTVAYTLNCSAGTLPWEMLLKVQGVATTFDSSAVVSSVSGLGIKILRNGVPFTLNTPLLINPASPPVLEAVPIKSAASTLAPGGFSASATLLAYYQ from the coding sequence ATGAAACCCTGGCAACAGTCTGTTTTGTTTGCAGTGTGCGCTTTTGCCCTGGGCAGCAGCGCAATGGCAAACCTCAGGTTTGACGGCACGCTGATAGAGCCGCCGCCTTGCACAATCAACAGTGGCGGCACTATCGTCGTCGACTTTGGTGATGTCGGCGTCACTAAAGTCGACGGTGTGAATTACCGCAAAACCGTGGCTTACACCCTCAACTGCTCTGCGGGTACGTTGCCCTGGGAGATGTTGTTAAAGGTGCAGGGCGTAGCCACGACCTTTGATTCATCGGCCGTGGTCTCCAGTGTGTCCGGCCTGGGTATCAAGATTCTGCGTAACGGTGTGCCTTTCACCCTGAATACGCCCCTGCTGATAAACCCGGCATCGCCACCCGTGCTGGAAGCCGTACCGATCAAAAGTGCCGCGAGCACACTGGCCCCGGGTGGTTTTTCGGCTTCGGCAACGCTGCTGGCCTACTACCAGTGA
- a CDS encoding fimbrial protein: MIKPFMARLAIACGAALLPLCEGAMAQVSVYIRGVILAPPPCVINAGSTLNVPFGDDLMTTRIDGVNYRRGVPYTLTCGPQPSNNMKITLQGTGAGFGSAYLGTSKSDLGIKLLLNGAAWPLNNTVNFTYPTLPVIEAVPVKKPGSTLTGGAFSASATLVVALQ, from the coding sequence ATGATCAAGCCATTCATGGCGCGCCTGGCCATCGCCTGTGGCGCTGCACTGCTGCCCTTGTGCGAAGGGGCCATGGCACAGGTGAGTGTGTACATTCGCGGGGTGATACTTGCGCCGCCGCCGTGCGTCATCAACGCCGGCAGCACGCTCAATGTCCCGTTCGGCGACGACCTGATGACAACCCGCATCGATGGTGTGAACTACCGCCGGGGCGTGCCTTATACGCTCACGTGCGGGCCGCAGCCCTCGAACAACATGAAGATCACCTTGCAGGGTACCGGGGCCGGGTTCGGCAGCGCGTACCTGGGTACCAGCAAAAGCGACCTGGGGATCAAGCTGCTATTGAACGGTGCGGCCTGGCCTCTCAACAATACCGTGAACTTCACCTATCCCACCTTGCCGGTGATAGAGGCCGTTCCGGTGAAAAAACCTGGCAGCACATTGACGGGCGGGGCATTTTCTGCCTCCGCGACGTTAGTGGTTGCCCTGCAGTAA
- a CDS encoding chemotaxis response regulator CheY, with protein sequence MKILIVDDFSTMRRIIKNLLRDLGFTNTVEADDGTTALPILNLGHIDFLVTDWNMPGMTGIELLRHVRADEKLKHLPVLMVTAEAKREQIIEAAQAGVNGYVVKPFTAIALKDKIEKIFERIG encoded by the coding sequence ATGAAAATCCTCATCGTTGATGACTTTTCAACGATGCGGCGGATCATTAAAAACCTGTTGCGTGACCTGGGGTTCACCAACACGGTCGAGGCGGACGACGGCACCACCGCGTTGCCGATCCTCAACCTGGGGCATATCGACTTTCTGGTGACGGACTGGAACATGCCGGGCATGACCGGGATCGAGTTGCTGCGCCATGTGCGTGCCGACGAAAAACTCAAGCACTTGCCGGTGCTGATGGTGACCGCCGAAGCCAAGCGCGAGCAGATTATCGAAGCGGCCCAGGCCGGTGTTAATGGCTATGTGGTCAAGCCGTTCACGGCTATCGCACTCAAAGACAAAATCGAAAAGATCTTTGAACGCATCGGTTGA
- the flhA gene encoding flagellar biosynthesis protein FlhA → MDRSQLINTARSGLAGLGQGQLGVPLLLLVMLAMMMLPIPAFLLDVFFTFNIALSIVVLLVCVYALRPLDFAVFPTILLVATLMRLALNVASTRVVMLHGQEGHAAAGKVIQAFGEVVIGGNYVVGIVVFAILMIINFVVVTKGAGRISEVSARFTLDAMPGKQMAIDADLNAGLIDQNQAKLRRQEVAQEAEFYGSMDGASKFVRGDAIAGLLILFINLIGGMAVGIFQHGMSFSEAGKVYALLTIGDGLVAQLPSLLLSTAAAIMVTRASGSEDMGKQINRQMFTSPKALAVSAGIMAIMGIVPGMPHFSFLSLAAVAGGAAYLMWKKQNVVKVQALQEVKRQQELLPSPARAQETKELGWDDVTPIDMIGLEVGYRLIPLVDRNQGGQLLARIKGVRKKLSQDLGFLMPTVHIRDNLDLAPSAYRLTLMGVILAEAEIYPDREMAINPGQVFGTLNGITTKDPAFGLEAVWIEVSQRSQAQSLGYTVVDASTVVATHLNQILYKHSHELIGHEEVQQLMQLLAKSSPKLAEELVPGVLSLSQLLKVLQALLAEQVPVRDIRSIAEAVANNAHKSQDTAALVAAVRVGLSRAIVQSIVGVDSELPVITLEPRLEQILLNSLQKAGVGQEEGVLLEPSMAEKLQRSLIDAAQRQEMQGNPVILLVAGPVRAMLSRFGRLAVPNLHVLAYQEIPDNKQVTIVATVGPNG, encoded by the coding sequence TTGGATCGCTCTCAGTTAATCAACACCGCGCGCAGCGGTCTGGCCGGCCTGGGTCAGGGGCAGTTGGGTGTGCCGCTGCTGCTGCTGGTGATGCTGGCAATGATGATGTTGCCCATTCCTGCGTTTCTGCTGGATGTGTTCTTTACCTTCAACATTGCCCTGTCGATCGTGGTGCTGCTGGTGTGCGTGTACGCCCTGCGGCCCCTGGATTTTGCGGTGTTCCCCACCATTTTGTTGGTCGCCACCCTGATGCGCCTGGCGCTCAACGTGGCTTCCACGCGGGTGGTGATGCTCCACGGCCAGGAGGGCCACGCCGCCGCAGGCAAGGTGATCCAGGCCTTCGGCGAGGTGGTGATCGGCGGCAACTATGTAGTGGGTATCGTGGTGTTTGCGATCCTGATGATCATCAACTTTGTGGTGGTGACCAAGGGCGCCGGGCGTATCTCCGAGGTCAGCGCGCGTTTTACCCTCGACGCCATGCCCGGCAAGCAAATGGCCATTGACGCCGACCTCAACGCCGGGCTGATCGACCAGAACCAGGCCAAGCTGCGCCGTCAGGAAGTGGCCCAGGAGGCCGAGTTCTACGGCTCCATGGACGGTGCCAGCAAGTTTGTGCGCGGTGATGCCATTGCCGGTCTGTTGATCCTGTTTATCAACCTGATTGGCGGCATGGCGGTGGGGATTTTCCAGCACGGCATGAGCTTCAGTGAGGCGGGCAAGGTCTACGCACTCTTGACCATCGGTGACGGTTTGGTGGCGCAGCTGCCTTCGCTGCTGCTGTCCACCGCGGCGGCGATCATGGTGACCCGCGCTTCAGGCTCCGAAGACATGGGCAAGCAGATCAACCGCCAGATGTTTACCTCGCCCAAGGCGCTGGCTGTCTCGGCCGGCATCATGGCGATCATGGGCATTGTGCCCGGCATGCCGCATTTCTCCTTCCTCAGCCTGGCGGCTGTCGCCGGTGGCGCCGCGTACCTGATGTGGAAAAAACAGAACGTGGTCAAGGTCCAGGCTCTGCAGGAGGTCAAGCGCCAGCAGGAACTGCTGCCATCGCCCGCCCGCGCCCAGGAAACCAAGGAGCTGGGCTGGGATGACGTTACGCCCATCGACATGATCGGCCTGGAAGTGGGCTACCGCCTGATCCCGCTGGTGGATCGCAACCAGGGCGGCCAGTTACTGGCGCGGATCAAGGGCGTGCGTAAGAAGCTGTCCCAGGATTTGGGCTTTTTGATGCCCACCGTGCATATCCGCGACAACCTCGACCTGGCCCCCAGCGCCTATCGCCTGACCCTGATGGGGGTGATCCTGGCCGAAGCCGAGATCTACCCCGATCGCGAAATGGCGATCAACCCGGGGCAGGTGTTCGGTACGCTCAACGGCATTACCACCAAAGACCCGGCCTTTGGTCTGGAAGCGGTGTGGATTGAGGTCAGCCAGCGTAGCCAGGCGCAATCGCTGGGCTATACCGTAGTGGACGCCAGTACCGTGGTGGCAACGCACCTCAACCAGATCTTGTACAAACATTCCCACGAGCTGATTGGCCATGAAGAAGTGCAGCAGTTGATGCAGTTGCTGGCCAAGTCCTCGCCAAAACTGGCCGAGGAGCTGGTGCCGGGTGTGTTGAGCCTGTCGCAATTGCTCAAGGTGTTGCAGGCCTTGCTCGCCGAACAGGTGCCGGTACGGGATATCCGCAGCATTGCCGAAGCCGTCGCCAACAATGCCCACAAGAGTCAAGATACTGCCGCTTTGGTTGCCGCGGTGCGTGTGGGGCTGTCCCGTGCCATCGTGCAAAGCATTGTAGGCGTTGACTCCGAGCTGCCTGTGATCACCCTGGAACCCAGGTTGGAACAAATATTGCTCAATAGTTTGCAGAAGGCCGGAGTTGGCCAGGAAGAGGGCGTTTTGCTGGAGCCAAGCATGGCAGAAAAGCTCCAGCGCTCGTTGATCGACGCTGCTCAGCGCCAGGAGATGCAAGGCAACCCGGTTATCTTGTTGGTGGCAGGCCCGGTACGCGCGATGTTGTCGCGCTTTGGCCGTCTGGCGGTGCCCAACCTGCATGTGCTGGCTTACCAGGAAATCCCTGACAACAAGCAGGTCACGATCGTTGCGACAGTAGGCCCTAACGGCTGA
- a CDS encoding protein phosphatase CheZ: protein MEHKDCTQADFESTLKKHAHELVESLERGQFGDAVQLIHELNQTRDRGLYREVGKLTRELHSAIVNFHIDPSMPQAEEVSQITDATERLAYVVKLTEAAANRTMDLVENSTPLVNGLGQEARELSADWGRFMRREIGAEEFRELARRVDSFLTRSETQNNIVSANLTDILLAQDFQDLTGQVIKRVTQLVTDVESNLLKLVLMASQVDRFAGIEHDREALRAENNSQKNQAKGEGPQIHADTRNDVVSGQDDVDDLLSSLGF from the coding sequence ATGGAGCATAAAGATTGCACACAGGCCGATTTTGAATCGACCCTGAAAAAACATGCTCACGAATTGGTCGAAAGCCTTGAACGAGGCCAGTTTGGCGATGCCGTGCAGTTGATTCACGAGCTTAACCAGACCCGCGACCGCGGCCTGTATCGCGAAGTCGGCAAGCTGACCCGCGAACTGCACAGCGCGATTGTCAATTTCCATATTGATCCGAGCATGCCGCAAGCCGAAGAAGTGTCGCAGATCACGGATGCCACTGAACGTTTGGCTTATGTTGTGAAACTCACGGAAGCGGCAGCCAACCGGACCATGGATCTGGTGGAAAACAGCACGCCATTGGTCAATGGCCTGGGCCAGGAAGCCAGGGAACTGAGTGCGGATTGGGGGCGTTTTATGCGCCGCGAAATCGGTGCCGAAGAGTTTCGCGAGCTGGCGCGTCGGGTTGACAGTTTTTTGACGCGCAGTGAAACGCAAAACAATATCGTCTCCGCCAATCTGACGGACATCCTGCTGGCCCAGGATTTCCAGGATTTGACCGGTCAGGTGATCAAGCGCGTGACGCAACTGGTTACGGACGTGGAGAGCAATCTGCTCAAGCTGGTGTTGATGGCCAGTCAGGTCGATCGCTTTGCCGGCATCGAACACGACCGTGAAGCCTTGCGTGCAGAAAATAATTCGCAAAAAAACCAGGCCAAGGGTGAAGGTCCGCAGATTCATGCCGATACACGTAATGACGTCGTATCCGGTCAGGATGATGTAGACGATTTGTTGTCCAGTTTGGGTTTTTAG
- a CDS encoding fimbrial protein, translating into MKCLVGVLLLLLANTASAIYCRVDGGPWQNMTDNRYMDVNVFVRASPVNGRIELDGYRIECKYPPGVGGGPNDRFYLWTSDNSLTPGGVLFGHQTGLRIGGNHLDYPVGPNMTVAQMTGDGGIKVLDTYMYVNTTRVPGKYVDIKAGNRLGIMWFRLDNTLQLPSHLVSFWIYAINDFYFQPSTCTINDNAPIDVDFGPVDALNLDASPGATSVKRVVSLRYSCPDFGINTPITITLKGARSSFWSSVLATSNDDLGVGLLRNGSVVPPESLYTSNIYNSAGVDDVIFALVRRSGSLPAAGPFSGSATLIMGLP; encoded by the coding sequence ATGAAGTGTTTGGTTGGGGTTTTGTTGCTGTTGCTGGCTAATACTGCCAGTGCAATCTATTGTCGGGTGGATGGAGGTCCTTGGCAAAATATGACAGATAACCGTTATATGGATGTGAACGTCTTTGTAAGGGCCTCCCCCGTAAATGGCAGGATAGAGTTGGATGGTTATCGGATAGAATGTAAATACCCTCCCGGAGTTGGGGGTGGGCCAAACGATAGATTTTATCTTTGGACATCAGATAATTCGCTGACTCCAGGGGGTGTTTTGTTTGGGCATCAAACAGGTTTGCGCATTGGCGGGAATCATCTTGACTATCCAGTTGGCCCGAATATGACTGTCGCCCAAATGACAGGTGATGGGGGTATTAAGGTGTTGGATACTTATATGTATGTGAATACAACAAGGGTTCCGGGCAAGTACGTTGATATTAAGGCAGGAAATAGGCTGGGTATTATGTGGTTTAGGCTAGATAATACTCTTCAGCTGCCGTCGCATCTGGTCAGTTTCTGGATATACGCCATTAATGATTTTTATTTCCAGCCATCCACCTGCACGATCAACGATAATGCGCCGATTGATGTTGATTTTGGGCCTGTTGATGCTTTAAATCTCGATGCTAGTCCCGGTGCGACGTCTGTCAAAAGAGTTGTATCGCTGAGGTATTCCTGTCCCGATTTTGGCATCAATACACCCATTACCATCACGTTAAAGGGGGCGCGCTCATCTTTCTGGTCATCCGTTCTTGCGACAAGCAATGATGATCTTGGCGTGGGGCTTTTGCGCAATGGCAGCGTCGTCCCTCCCGAGTCTTTGTATACGAGCAATATCTACAACAGTGCGGGGGTGGACGATGTGATCTTTGCATTGGTTCGCCGCTCTGGCAGCTTGCCTGCAGCAGGGCCTTTTTCCGGCAGTGCGACCTTGATAATGGGTTTGCCCTGA
- the fleN gene encoding flagellar synthesis regulator FleN — MGSMHPVQVIAVTGGKGGVGKTNVSVNLSIALAELGRRVLLMDADLGLANVDVLLGLTPKFTLADVVEGRCELRDVLLQGPGGIRIVPAASGTQSMVHLSPAQHAGLIQAFSDLGDNLDVLVIDTAAGIGESVVSFVRAAQEVLLVVCDEPTSITDAYALIKLLNRDYGMNRFRVLANMAQSPQEGRNLFAKLTKVTDRFLDVALQYVGAVPYDECVRKAVQKQRAVYEAFPRSKCSLAFKAIAQKVDTWPLPANPRGHLEFFVERLVQQAGGRF; from the coding sequence ATGGGCAGCATGCATCCCGTACAGGTGATCGCAGTGACCGGCGGCAAGGGTGGCGTCGGTAAAACTAACGTGTCAGTCAACTTGTCCATCGCATTGGCCGAGCTGGGCAGGCGCGTTCTGTTGATGGACGCGGACCTTGGGCTGGCGAACGTCGATGTTTTGCTGGGCTTGACCCCCAAATTCACCCTGGCCGATGTGGTCGAGGGGCGTTGCGAGCTGCGCGACGTATTGCTCCAGGGCCCCGGCGGGATCCGCATCGTGCCGGCGGCTTCGGGTACCCAGAGCATGGTGCACCTGAGCCCGGCGCAGCATGCCGGTCTGATCCAGGCCTTCAGTGACCTGGGCGACAACCTGGATGTGCTGGTAATCGACACCGCCGCCGGGATCGGCGAGTCGGTGGTCAGTTTTGTGCGCGCCGCCCAGGAAGTGCTGCTGGTGGTGTGTGACGAGCCGACCTCGATCACCGACGCCTATGCGCTGATCAAGCTGCTTAACCGCGACTACGGCATGAACCGCTTCCGCGTGCTTGCCAACATGGCCCAGAGCCCGCAGGAAGGGCGCAACCTGTTCGCCAAGCTGACCAAGGTCACCGACCGCTTTCTCGATGTGGCCCTGCAGTATGTGGGCGCCGTGCCCTACGACGAATGCGTGCGCAAGGCGGTGCAAAAGCAGCGCGCTGTGTACGAAGCGTTCCCGCGTTCCAAGTGCTCTCTGGCGTTCAAGGCCATTGCGCAAAAAGTCGATACCTGGCCGTTGCCCGCCAACCCCCGGGGTCACCTTGAGTTCTTTGTCGAACGTCTGGTGCAGCAGGCAGGGGGGCGCTTTTAA
- a CDS encoding fimbrial protein: MHIEMKTGYGYALALLVGMPLLLPGTLEAADNLSFRGVLVADACTLRPGDEAVELSLRDVSSKYLYLNTRTLGMPFQLHLEGCDTAIGSSVTVTFGGNESLVLPGLLALDSGSSATGVAIGIETPADRPLPLNKASDEQVLANGNNTIALKAYIRGEPQAIANQSIAAGTFRATSTFTLHYP, from the coding sequence ATGCACATTGAAATGAAAACGGGTTATGGGTACGCCCTGGCATTGCTGGTGGGCATGCCATTACTGCTGCCGGGCACCCTGGAGGCGGCGGACAACCTCAGCTTCAGGGGCGTGCTGGTGGCGGATGCCTGCACCCTTCGCCCCGGCGACGAGGCGGTGGAGTTGAGCCTGCGCGATGTATCCAGCAAGTACCTGTACTTGAACACGCGCACCCTCGGCATGCCTTTTCAGCTGCACCTTGAGGGCTGTGACACTGCAATCGGCAGCTCTGTGACAGTGACGTTCGGCGGCAACGAAAGCCTTGTGTTGCCCGGGCTGCTGGCACTGGACAGCGGCAGTAGCGCTACCGGCGTTGCAATCGGCATCGAAACCCCTGCTGACAGGCCATTACCCCTGAATAAGGCCAGTGACGAGCAAGTACTGGCAAACGGCAACAATACAATTGCCCTCAAGGCTTATATCAGGGGTGAACCGCAGGCCATTGCCAATCAGTCAATTGCCGCCGGAACGTTCAGGGCGACGTCGACGTTTACATTGCATTACCCATAA
- a CDS encoding fimbrial protein produces the protein MKYLTGFILLLLMQNAYAAHCRVDGGPWVDMKTSPLDVQVDLRLDNSAGKVTMSGYSVQCMHGFPGWYPDSSRQYFSTYPGGFVPGPGVMNYSSGMDILGALYPWPVSAGRYLALHDRMTPVVDLPVKVYFVIPSAPGQFIRITAGTLLAVVLANVTYNFDSPDYPAYQLRVNLIARNSIDSSPSTCVINNNLPIDIDFGSVDPVAVGTSIFDTPFKKNFRLNYNCEGPAVNSPIAVKWQAIPSAFHPHAVTTSKQNVGVLLFRPDSSALVGPGGEIRDTITNSTGSTDVSFALVKKPDTFPDAGPFTASGTLTLMLP, from the coding sequence ATGAAATACCTGACGGGTTTTATTTTACTGCTGTTGATGCAAAACGCTTATGCAGCTCATTGCCGGGTGGATGGCGGCCCCTGGGTCGATATGAAAACCAGTCCGCTGGATGTGCAGGTTGACCTGCGCCTGGACAACAGCGCCGGTAAAGTGACCATGAGCGGTTACTCTGTACAGTGCATGCATGGCTTTCCGGGTTGGTATCCTGATTCTTCCAGGCAATACTTTTCAACCTACCCCGGCGGTTTTGTCCCTGGGCCGGGCGTCATGAATTACAGTTCTGGAATGGATATTCTCGGGGCTCTTTACCCTTGGCCGGTAAGTGCCGGTCGTTATCTGGCCTTGCATGACCGCATGACCCCGGTCGTTGATTTGCCGGTCAAGGTCTACTTTGTTATTCCCTCGGCCCCTGGTCAATTCATCAGGATCACTGCCGGGACACTTCTCGCCGTTGTCTTGGCGAATGTGACATACAACTTTGACTCGCCCGATTATCCCGCGTATCAGTTGCGCGTTAACCTGATTGCTCGCAATAGCATCGACTCCAGCCCCTCCACCTGCGTCATCAATAACAATTTACCCATTGATATTGATTTTGGCAGTGTGGACCCTGTAGCCGTTGGCACGAGTATCTTCGATACGCCGTTCAAGAAAAATTTCCGGCTGAACTACAACTGTGAAGGCCCCGCGGTGAACTCGCCCATTGCCGTTAAATGGCAGGCGATACCTTCTGCGTTTCACCCGCACGCTGTTACCACAAGCAAGCAAAATGTCGGGGTCCTGTTGTTTCGCCCTGACAGCAGCGCTCTGGTGGGGCCAGGCGGGGAGATCAGGGACACCATCACAAACAGCACAGGCTCGACCGACGTCTCCTTCGCCCTGGTCAAAAAACCGGACACCTTTCCTGACGCCGGGCCCTTTACTGCCAGTGGCACCCTGACCCTGATGCTGCCCTGA